In the genome of Fusobacterium necrogenes, one region contains:
- the atpG gene encoding ATP synthase F1 subunit gamma, translating to MAGAKEIKNRIKSVQSTHQITKAMEIVSTTKFKRFSALVVKSRPFAESIQTILSNIAAGIKSERHPLFDGRDEVKKIGVIVMTSDTGLCGSFNHATLKELEKIRKANSGKEVSVIAIGKKARDYCTKRNYDLKASYVQLVPETMGKKAQEISENIVDYYYENIFDEVYVIYNKFVSALRSDLTVKRLIPIERVEAKENTSYIFEPDAETILSALLPKYLNVEIYQALLNNAASEHSARKNSMKNATENAEEMMTMLNLKYNRERQAAITQEITEIVGGAAALN from the coding sequence ATGGCTGGAGCTAAAGAGATAAAAAATAGAATAAAAAGTGTTCAGTCTACTCACCAAATTACTAAAGCCATGGAAATAGTTTCCACTACAAAATTTAAAAGATTTTCAGCTCTAGTTGTAAAATCTAGACCATTTGCTGAGAGTATTCAAACTATACTTTCAAATATAGCAGCTGGAATAAAAAGTGAAAGACACCCTCTTTTTGATGGAAGAGATGAAGTTAAAAAGATTGGTGTTATAGTTATGACTTCTGATACAGGACTTTGTGGAAGTTTTAACCATGCAACACTAAAAGAGTTAGAAAAGATTAGAAAAGCTAATAGTGGAAAAGAGGTTTCAGTAATTGCTATCGGAAAGAAAGCAAGAGATTACTGTACTAAGAGAAATTATGATTTAAAAGCAAGTTATGTACAACTTGTTCCTGAAACTATGGGTAAAAAAGCTCAAGAGATCAGTGAAAATATTGTAGATTACTACTATGAAAACATCTTTGATGAAGTATATGTAATTTATAATAAATTCGTATCAGCTCTTAGAAGTGATTTAACAGTTAAAAGACTTATTCCAATAGAAAGAGTAGAGGCTAAAGAAAATACTTCATATATTTTTGAACCAGATGCAGAAACAATTTTATCTGCTCTTCTTCCAAAATATTTAAATGTTGAGATTTATCAAGCTCTATTAAATAATGCTGCAAGTGAGCATTCAGCTAGAAAGAACTCTATGAAGAATGCAACTGAAAATGCAGAAGAGATGATGACAATGCTTAACTTGAAGTACAATAGAGAAAGACAAGCTGCAATCACTCAAGAAATCACAGAGATTGTTGGTGGAGCAGCAGCTTTAAATTAA
- the atpA gene encoding F0F1 ATP synthase subunit alpha encodes MNIRPEEISSIIKNEIENYKKSLDIKTSGSVLEVGDGIARIYGLSSAMSGELLEFPHGVMGMALNLEEDNVGAVILGDFSLIKEGDEVKATGRVVSVPAGEAMLGRVVNALGEPIDGKGEIKPEKYMEIERKASGIISRKPVSEPLQTGIKSIDGMVPIGRGQRELIIGDRQTGKTAIAIDAIINQKGTGVKCIYVAIGQKRSTVAQIYKKLEDAGAMEYTTIVAATASEAAPLQYMAPYSGVAMGEYFMDKGEHVLIIYDDLSKHAVAYREMSLLLKRPPGREAYPGDVFYLHSRLLERAAKLSDKLGGGSITALPIIETQAGDVSAYIPTNVISITDGQIFLDSQLFNSGFRPAINAGISVSRVGGSAQIKAMKQVAAKVKLELAQYNELLTFAQFGSDLDKATKAQLERGHRIMEVLKQSQYKPYAVEEQVVSFFALINGYLDSVELDKVRRFEAELITELKNTTNILDEIREKKALDKEIEAKLGDAINAFKKNFN; translated from the coding sequence TTGAACATTAGACCAGAAGAGATTAGCAGCATAATCAAAAATGAGATTGAGAACTATAAAAAAAGTCTTGATATAAAAACTTCAGGTTCAGTATTAGAAGTAGGAGACGGTATTGCAAGAATCTATGGACTTAGCAGTGCAATGTCTGGAGAGCTTCTTGAGTTCCCACATGGAGTAATGGGAATGGCACTAAACCTAGAAGAGGATAACGTTGGAGCCGTTATTCTAGGAGACTTCTCTCTAATTAAAGAAGGAGATGAAGTTAAAGCTACTGGAAGAGTTGTTTCAGTTCCAGCAGGGGAAGCTATGTTAGGAAGAGTAGTTAATGCCCTTGGAGAACCAATTGATGGAAAAGGTGAGATTAAACCTGAAAAATATATGGAGATAGAGAGAAAAGCATCAGGAATTATCTCTAGAAAACCTGTATCTGAACCGCTACAAACAGGTATTAAATCTATAGATGGAATGGTACCTATTGGAAGAGGACAAAGAGAATTGATTATTGGAGATAGACAAACAGGAAAGACTGCTATAGCTATTGATGCTATTATCAACCAAAAAGGAACAGGGGTAAAATGTATCTATGTTGCTATTGGACAAAAAAGATCAACTGTAGCACAAATTTATAAGAAGCTTGAAGATGCAGGAGCTATGGAGTACACTACTATCGTTGCTGCTACAGCATCAGAAGCTGCACCATTACAATATATGGCACCATACTCAGGAGTAGCTATGGGAGAGTACTTCATGGATAAAGGTGAACATGTATTAATAATATATGACGACCTTTCAAAACATGCAGTGGCTTATAGAGAGATGTCACTATTACTTAAGAGACCACCTGGAAGGGAAGCTTATCCAGGAGACGTATTCTACTTACACTCAAGATTACTTGAAAGAGCAGCAAAACTATCTGATAAATTAGGTGGAGGTTCAATAACAGCTCTACCAATAATTGAAACACAAGCTGGAGATGTATCTGCATATATTCCAACAAACGTAATTTCAATTACAGATGGACAAATATTCCTAGATTCTCAATTATTTAACTCTGGATTCAGACCAGCTATCAACGCAGGGATCTCAGTTTCAAGGGTTGGAGGGTCTGCTCAAATAAAAGCTATGAAACAAGTTGCTGCTAAAGTAAAACTTGAATTAGCACAATACAATGAGTTATTAACATTTGCTCAATTTGGTTCTGACCTAGATAAAGCTACAAAAGCTCAACTAGAAAGAGGACACAGAATCATGGAAGTATTAAAGCAATCTCAATATAAACCATATGCTGTTGAAGAGCAAGTAGTATCATTCTTTGCATTAATCAATGGATACTTAGATTCTGTTGAATTAGATAAAGTAAGAAGATTTGAAGCAGAATTAATAACTGAATTAAAAAATACAACTAATATTCTTGATGAAATTAGAGAGAAAAAAGCTCTTGATAAAGAGATTGAAGCTAAATTAGGAGATGCTATTAACGCATTTAAAAAGAATTTTAACTAG
- the atpH gene encoding ATP synthase F1 subunit delta has protein sequence MIANQVGRRYAEAIYEIAVSSDKVKEIYEALNQMMELYKNDNEFKTFITHPLIELDEKKRVLKEMFKNSDETIENIIFYILDKKRMENIRNITAEYLKIYYEKNQIVDVETTFAVEPSEAQKTKLIANLEKKTGKKVKLAVKVDKSILGGGIIRIGDTVIDGSIRKELENIKKR, from the coding sequence ATGATAGCTAACCAAGTAGGAAGAAGATATGCAGAGGCTATCTATGAAATCGCAGTTTCTAGTGATAAAGTAAAAGAGATATATGAAGCTTTAAATCAAATGATGGAGCTTTATAAAAATGATAATGAATTTAAAACTTTTATCACTCATCCACTAATTGAATTAGATGAGAAAAAAAGAGTTTTAAAAGAGATGTTTAAAAATTCTGACGAGACAATAGAAAATATAATTTTCTATATCTTAGATAAAAAAAGAATGGAAAACATAAGAAATATAACAGCTGAGTATCTTAAAATTTATTATGAAAAAAATCAGATAGTAGATGTAGAGACTACTTTTGCTGTTGAACCTAGTGAAGCTCAAAAAACTAAGTTGATAGCAAACTTAGAAAAGAAAACTGGTAAAAAAGTCAAACTGGCTGTAAAGGTTGATAAGAGCATCTTAGGAGGAGGTATCATTAGAATAGGTGATACTGTAATAGATGGTTCTATACGTAAAGAGCTAGAAAATATAAAGAAAAGATAA
- the atpF gene encoding F0F1 ATP synthase subunit B, with translation MATTIMPVVSVDINMFWQIINFFILVFVFNKYFKKPLGKMLDSRKEKITSDLREADENKKAAIKLQKESEEILRKAKIEANEILKTAEKKADERRESILNEAKTQREKIIKTAEMEALKMKTDAKEILQEEVKVLAVKLAEKLIEERINPKIESTLIDEFIEGVGEEK, from the coding sequence TTGGCGACAACTATAATGCCAGTAGTATCAGTAGATATTAATATGTTCTGGCAGATAATAAACTTTTTTATACTTGTATTTGTGTTTAACAAGTATTTCAAAAAACCTTTAGGTAAAATGTTAGACAGTAGAAAAGAAAAGATAACTAGCGATTTAAGAGAAGCTGATGAAAATAAAAAAGCAGCTATAAAACTTCAAAAAGAATCTGAAGAAATTTTAAGAAAAGCTAAAATTGAAGCTAATGAAATTCTTAAAACTGCTGAGAAAAAAGCAGATGAGAGAAGAGAAAGTATCTTAAATGAGGCTAAAACTCAAAGAGAAAAAATCATAAAAACTGCAGAAATGGAAGCTCTTAAAATGAAAACAGATGCTAAGGAGATATTACAAGAGGAAGTTAAAGTTCTTGCAGTTAAATTAGCTGAAAAACTTATTGAAGAGAGAATAAATCCAAAAATCGAGTCTACCTTAATAGATGAGTTTATAGAAGGGGTAGGGGAAGAAAAATGA
- the atpE gene encoding ATP synthase F0 subunit C, translated as MDQMLLAKTIVLAASAVGVGCAMIAGLGPGIGEGYAAGKAVESVARQPEAKGDIISTMILGQAVSESTGIYSLVVSLILMYANPFIGLLG; from the coding sequence ATGGATCAAATGTTATTAGCAAAAACAATAGTATTAGCAGCATCAGCAGTAGGTGTAGGATGTGCAATGATAGCTGGATTAGGACCAGGAATTGGAGAGGGATATGCAGCTGGTAAAGCGGTAGAATCAGTAGCAAGACAACCAGAAGCAAAAGGAGATATCATCTCTACAATGATTTTAGGACAAGCAGTATCTGAGTCAACAGGTATTTACTCACTAGTTGTATCATTAATATTAATGTATGCAAATCCTTTCATTGGATTATTAGGATAA
- the atpB gene encoding F0F1 ATP synthase subunit A, translated as MNKIKTLIPIAIIAAIGGIIRKLSFIEFQVPPLVEGPKVVFFIPLPEFLHKIPFAMEIGNGGYGLPVTITVVTTWFLILFMFILFRVGTSKLEVIPGKLQLILESIYAFLDGVVGQMMGSWKKKYLSYIGPLFLFIFTANTISFFPIPWFSVADGHITFAPAFRSPTSDLNTTVGLALLTTFMFLKASIKTNGVLGYFKGFLAPIPVMLPLNIVGEFAKPVNISVRLFGNAFAGGVIMGLLYMGAPAAIPAGLHLYFDLFSGLVQSFVFIMLSMVYIQGSLGDSEYVEE; from the coding sequence ATGAATAAAATAAAAACACTCATTCCAATAGCTATAATAGCAGCAATCGGAGGAATAATAAGAAAACTAAGTTTTATAGAGTTTCAAGTACCTCCTTTAGTAGAAGGGCCAAAAGTTGTGTTTTTTATACCATTACCAGAGTTTCTTCATAAAATACCATTTGCAATGGAGATAGGAAATGGCGGATATGGGTTACCAGTTACAATTACAGTAGTTACTACTTGGTTTTTAATATTGTTTATGTTTATACTTTTTAGAGTTGGAACTAGTAAATTAGAAGTAATCCCAGGAAAATTACAACTTATCTTAGAAAGTATATATGCTTTTTTAGATGGTGTAGTAGGACAAATGATGGGTTCATGGAAGAAAAAATATCTATCATATATTGGACCACTATTTCTATTTATATTTACAGCAAATACAATAAGTTTCTTTCCAATTCCATGGTTTTCTGTAGCTGATGGACATATAACTTTTGCCCCAGCATTTAGGTCACCAACATCTGACTTAAATACAACAGTTGGATTGGCACTTTTAACAACATTTATGTTCTTAAAAGCAAGTATAAAAACAAATGGAGTTTTAGGATATTTTAAAGGTTTCTTAGCACCAATTCCAGTAATGTTACCATTAAATATTGTTGGAGAATTTGCAAAACCAGTAAATATATCAGTCAGACTTTTCGGAAATGCATTTGCAGGAGGAGTAATTATGGGACTTCTATATATGGGAGCTCCAGCAGCAATACCTGCAGGATTACACTTATACTTTGACCTATTCTCAGGATTAGTACAAAGTTTCGTATTTATAATGTTAAGTATGGTATATATTCAAGGTTCTCTTGGAGACAGTGAGTATGTAGAAGAATAA
- a CDS encoding ATP synthase subunit I has product MEKVKSLFKRTGITALIIFIYGIVIGSREIYFGMFSGALISILGLYLLCLDVKKIVVTQQGSYKRGILGYIQRYALYGVYLGVMAKFFGLSMIICSGLGLLSVKVNILLMALSDKIIKVRDKNLK; this is encoded by the coding sequence GTGGAGAAAGTAAAAAGTTTATTTAAAAGGACTGGAATAACTGCTCTGATAATATTTATTTATGGAATAGTTATTGGAAGTAGAGAAATTTATTTTGGTATGTTTTCAGGAGCACTAATATCCATTTTAGGACTTTATTTATTATGTTTAGATGTAAAAAAAATAGTAGTAACGCAACAGGGATCATATAAAAGAGGTATCTTAGGATATATCCAAAGATATGCTCTATATGGTGTCTACTTGGGAGTGATGGCAAAATTTTTTGGGCTGTCAATGATAATATGTTCGGGACTAGGGCTTTTAAGTGTAAAAGTAAATATTTTGCTTATGGCTCTTTCTGATAAAATTATTAAAGTCAGGGATAAAAACCTAAAGTAA
- a CDS encoding AtpZ/AtpI family protein: protein MKFDRWITKDIIHALSLLSYLGFLIVGNILLYIAIYKLIEKYLFKSTILFIIFVMVGIISGFYNAYVAIMKK, encoded by the coding sequence ATGAAATTTGATAGATGGATTACAAAAGATATAATACATGCATTGTCTTTATTGAGTTATTTAGGTTTTTTGATAGTAGGAAATATACTCTTATATATTGCTATCTATAAATTGATAGAGAAGTATTTATTTAAAAGTACGATATTGTTTATAATATTTGTTATGGTAGGGATTATAAGTGGATTTTATAATGCCTATGTAGCAATAATGAAAAAATAA
- a CDS encoding class I SAM-dependent DNA methyltransferase: MYKVFSKLYDKFMEFSDYGSWEKQVEELIKEGQPNGKTLLDIGCGTGELLLRMTKNYQCDGMDLSEEMLKIAQRKLKHREVRLFLGDMVEFDTGYKYDIMVSLFDTVNHMVSVEELESHLESVVNSLNNGGIYIFDVVDREFMDMMFPGGLFVDNRKDITCIWEHEIEEGVDYIDATYFLKNSRGSWDKFTETYSKKIFTDIEIEKSSEVIGFKIVKKVINDKIAGRRTIYLLKK; the protein is encoded by the coding sequence ATGTATAAAGTTTTCTCAAAATTATATGATAAATTTATGGAATTTTCTGACTATGGATCTTGGGAAAAACAGGTAGAAGAGTTAATAAAAGAGGGACAACCTAATGGAAAAACTCTTTTAGATATAGGATGTGGAACAGGAGAATTACTTCTAAGAATGACAAAGAACTATCAATGTGATGGTATGGATTTGTCAGAAGAGATGTTAAAAATAGCTCAAAGAAAATTAAAACATAGAGAAGTTAGACTTTTTTTAGGAGATATGGTTGAATTTGATACTGGGTATAAATATGATATTATGGTGTCACTATTTGATACTGTAAATCATATGGTTTCAGTAGAGGAATTAGAGAGTCACTTAGAGAGTGTGGTTAACTCTTTAAATAATGGAGGAATCTATATTTTTGATGTAGTGGATAGAGAGTTTATGGATATGATGTTTCCTGGAGGACTTTTTGTAGACAATAGAAAAGATATAACTTGTATTTGGGAACATGAGATAGAGGAAGGAGTAGATTATATAGATGCTACATATTTTTTAAAAAATTCTCGTGGAAGTTGGGATAAATTTACAGAAACATATTCTAAAAAGATTTTTACAGACATCGAGATAGAAAAAAGTAGTGAAGTAATAGGATTTAAAATAGTTAAAAAAGTTATAAATGATAAAATTGCTGGAAGAAGAACTATTTACTTATTGAAAAAATAA
- the glmM gene encoding phosphoglucosamine mutase: MRKYFGTDGIRGEANRELTVDIALRLGYALGYYLKRENPDKKKIKVIMGCDTRISGYMLRSAMLAGLTSMGVYVDFVGVISTPAVAYLTKAKKADAGIMISASHNPAKDNGLKIFAGNGYKLPDEVELEIERLMDDPTILVNPIAGDKVGKFKYAEDEYYSYRDHLLASVNGDFSGMKIVVDTANGSAYRIAKDVFLALGAEVVLINDAPNGTNINVRCGSTHPEILTKVVVGYEADLGLAYDGDADRLIAVDRHGNIIDGDKIIATLAMGMKRKGELKGNKVVTTVMSNMGFENYLKENGIELLRANVGDRYVLEKMIEHDVAIGGEQSGHIILLQYATTGDGVLTSLKLVEALRDEKKYLDEMVGDIKDWPQKLVNVVVDNSKKNIWNQNKNITDFIAQKEKEMEGLGRVLVRTSGTEPLVRVMVEGKEMDMVEKVVNEIAEVVKKELA; this comes from the coding sequence ATGAGAAAATACTTCGGAACAGATGGAATAAGAGGGGAAGCAAATAGAGAGTTAACTGTGGATATAGCTTTAAGATTAGGATATGCTCTTGGATATTATTTAAAAAGGGAAAATCCAGATAAGAAGAAAATAAAAGTAATTATGGGGTGCGATACAAGAATATCAGGATATATGTTAAGGTCAGCAATGCTTGCAGGGCTTACTTCAATGGGAGTATATGTGGATTTTGTAGGAGTAATATCAACTCCAGCAGTAGCTTATTTAACAAAAGCGAAGAAAGCAGATGCAGGTATAATGATATCAGCGTCTCATAATCCTGCTAAAGATAATGGATTAAAAATATTTGCTGGAAACGGATATAAGTTACCTGATGAAGTAGAATTAGAGATAGAAAGACTTATGGATGATCCAACTATTTTAGTTAATCCAATTGCTGGGGATAAAGTTGGGAAATTTAAATATGCAGAAGATGAATATTATTCATACAGAGACCATTTATTAGCTTCTGTAAATGGAGATTTTTCAGGAATGAAAATAGTTGTAGATACAGCTAATGGTTCAGCTTATAGAATAGCTAAAGATGTATTTTTAGCGTTAGGAGCAGAGGTAGTACTTATAAATGATGCTCCAAATGGAACAAATATAAATGTAAGATGTGGTTCTACTCATCCAGAAATTCTTACAAAAGTAGTAGTAGGATATGAGGCAGATTTAGGTCTTGCTTATGATGGAGATGCAGATAGATTAATAGCTGTAGATAGGCATGGAAATATAATTGATGGAGATAAAATAATAGCTACTCTTGCTATGGGAATGAAAAGAAAAGGGGAGCTAAAAGGAAATAAAGTTGTTACAACTGTAATGAGTAATATGGGATTTGAAAATTATTTAAAAGAAAATGGAATAGAGCTACTTAGAGCTAATGTAGGAGATAGATATGTACTTGAAAAGATGATAGAGCATGATGTAGCTATTGGTGGAGAGCAATCTGGACATATTATATTATTACAATATGCAACAACAGGTGATGGAGTTTTAACTTCTTTAAAATTAGTTGAAGCTTTGAGAGATGAAAAAAAATATCTAGATGAGATGGTAGGAGATATAAAAGATTGGCCACAAAAATTAGTAAATGTAGTTGTAGATAATAGTAAGAAAAATATTTGGAATCAAAACAAAAATATAACAGACTTTATAGCTCAAAAAGAGAAAGAGATGGAAGGATTAGGAAGAGTTTTAGTTAGAACATCTGGAACTGAGCCATTAGTAAGAGTGATGGTAGAAGGGAAAGAGATGGATATGGTAGAAAAAGTTGTAAATGAGATAGCTGAAGTTGTAAAGAAAGAGCTAGCTTAA
- a CDS encoding Gx transporter family protein codes for MENKKREIYLTAFVLVALYLSLAENFIPKPFPWMKIGLSNIAVLVALEKFDSKFAIELILLRIFIQGLMLGTLFTPGFIISFVAGTLTTIFMIGLYKFRKYLSLIAISSLSAFLHNLFQLIVVYFLMFRNVSLYSKSIMGFVWIFLIIGVGAGIITGFIGEKLNLRRSRIE; via the coding sequence ATGGAAAATAAAAAAAGAGAGATATATTTAACTGCATTTGTTTTAGTAGCACTATATCTTTCCCTTGCAGAAAACTTTATTCCAAAACCATTTCCTTGGATGAAAATAGGGCTATCAAATATAGCTGTTTTGGTAGCCCTTGAAAAATTTGATTCTAAGTTTGCTATTGAGTTAATATTACTTAGAATCTTTATTCAAGGATTAATGTTAGGGACATTATTTACACCTGGATTTATAATAAGTTTTGTTGCAGGGACTTTGACAACTATATTTATGATAGGGTTATATAAATTTAGAAAATATCTTTCATTGATAGCAATCAGTTCGCTATCAGCTTTTCTACACAATCTATTTCAACTCATAGTAGTATATTTTCTTATGTTTAGAAATGTTTCTTTATATTCAAAGTCTATTATGGGGTTTGTGTGGATTTTTTTAATTATAGGAGTAGGAGCTGGGATTATTACTGGCTTTATAGGAGAAAAGTTAAATTTGAGAAGGAGCAGAATAGAATGA
- the purB gene encoding adenylosuccinate lyase has product METNIYSNPLAERYSSKEMLENFSPDKKFSTWRKLWVALAEAEKELGLNITDEQIEEMKANIYNIDYELAAKKEAEFRHDVMAHVHTFGAQAPKAMPIIHLGATSAYVGDNTDLIQIKDGLDIIKTKLVNVISEMSKFAMANKDLPTLGFTHFQAAQLTTVGKRATLWLQSLLLDLEELEFRENTLRFRGVKGTTGTQASFQELFNGDFEKVKELDRRITEKMGFDKRFLVTGQTYDRKVDSEVMNLLVNIAQSAHKFTNDLRLLQHLKEIEEPFEKSQIGSSAMAYKRNPMRSERISSLAKFVIALQQSTAMTASTQWFERTLDDSANKRLSLPQAFLAVDAILIIWKNVLDGLVVYPKMIEKRIMAELPFMSTEYIIMECVKNGGDRQELHERIRVHSMEAGKNVKVEGKDNDLIDRIINDKYFNLDKDRLLEILDPKNFIGFAPEQTEEFVNIEVKPILEKYSNRLGMKATLKV; this is encoded by the coding sequence ATGGAAACAAATATTTATTCAAACCCTCTAGCAGAAAGATATAGTTCAAAGGAAATGTTAGAAAACTTTTCTCCAGACAAAAAGTTTTCTACTTGGAGAAAACTTTGGGTGGCTTTAGCTGAAGCAGAAAAGGAACTTGGATTGAATATTACTGATGAGCAAATTGAAGAGATGAAAGCTAATATCTATAATATTGATTATGAATTAGCAGCTAAAAAAGAAGCAGAGTTTAGACACGATGTAATGGCACACGTACATACATTTGGAGCACAAGCTCCAAAGGCTATGCCTATAATCCACTTAGGAGCAACAAGTGCCTACGTTGGAGATAATACTGATTTAATTCAAATAAAAGATGGATTAGATATTATAAAAACTAAATTAGTAAATGTAATTTCTGAAATGTCAAAATTTGCTATGGCAAATAAAGATTTACCTACTTTAGGATTTACTCATTTCCAAGCAGCACAACTTACTACTGTTGGAAAAAGAGCAACACTATGGTTACAAAGTTTATTATTAGATTTAGAAGAGTTAGAGTTTAGAGAAAACACTTTAAGATTTAGAGGAGTAAAGGGAACTACTGGAACACAAGCAAGTTTCCAAGAGTTATTTAATGGAGATTTTGAAAAAGTAAAAGAGTTAGATAGAAGAATAACTGAGAAAATGGGATTTGATAAGAGATTTTTAGTAACAGGTCAAACTTATGATAGAAAAGTTGACTCTGAAGTAATGAATTTACTTGTAAATATTGCTCAATCAGCTCATAAATTTACAAATGATTTAAGACTTTTACAACATTTAAAAGAGATAGAAGAACCATTTGAAAAAAGTCAAATTGGATCATCAGCGATGGCTTATAAGAGAAATCCAATGAGAAGTGAGAGAATATCATCATTAGCTAAATTTGTAATAGCATTACAACAAAGTACAGCTATGACAGCATCAACTCAATGGTTTGAAAGAACATTAGATGATTCTGCTAATAAAAGATTATCATTACCACAAGCTTTCTTAGCAGTAGATGCTATATTAATCATTTGGAAAAATGTTTTAGATGGATTAGTTGTTTATCCAAAAATGATAGAAAAAAGAATTATGGCTGAGCTACCATTTATGTCAACTGAGTATATCATAATGGAGTGCGTAAAAAATGGTGGAGATAGACAAGAATTACACGAGAGAATAAGAGTTCACTCAATGGAAGCTGGAAAAAATGTAAAAGTTGAAGGAAAAGACAATGATTTAATTGATAGAATAATCAATGATAAATACTTTAACTTAGACAAAGATAGATTATTAGAGATATTAGACCCTAAAAACTTTATTGGATTTGCTCCAGAGCAAACAGAGGAATTTGTAAATATAGAAGTTAAGCCAATATTAGAAAAATATAGTAATAGATTAGGAATGAAAGCAACTTTAAAGGTTTAA
- the rimI gene encoding ribosomal protein S18-alanine N-acetyltransferase, translated as MGIVYDIDVKILEELEKKCFPNSAYTINQLEEIISDKEKYQILAVSDKNIIKGYIILFDNSESLEIMKIGTLVEYRRQGIGKILIDEISKMKRNIFLEVRESNSAREFYKSCGFEEVGKRKNYYPDTKEAAIIMVKNF; from the coding sequence ATGGGAATAGTTTATGATATTGATGTAAAAATATTAGAAGAATTAGAAAAAAAATGCTTTCCTAATAGTGCCTATACTATAAATCAATTGGAAGAGATAATATCAGATAAAGAGAAGTATCAAATATTAGCAGTAAGTGATAAAAATATAATAAAGGGATATATAATCCTTTTTGATAATAGTGAATCTTTAGAAATTATGAAGATAGGAACTTTAGTTGAATATAGAAGACAGGGAATAGGAAAAATTTTAATAGATGAGATTTCAAAAATGAAAAGGAATATTTTCTTAGAAGTTAGAGAGAGCAATAGTGCCAGAGAATTTTATAAAAGTTGTGGATTTGAAGAGGTAGGAAAAAGAAAAAATTATTATCCTGACACAAAAGAAGCAGCTATTATAATGGTAAAAAATTTTTAA